The Thermasporomyces composti region CGGATCCTCGCCGCCTCCGACCCGGCTCTCCGGGAGCGCATGGAGAGCTTCCAGCGCGACCTCACCGAGCAGGCGCGCGCAAAGGGGGAGGCGCTGCGGCGGCGACGCCGGACCGCCGGTTTCGGCTGAGGGACGGCCCACCCGCTCAGTCGGTGGACGGGCCGTGGCGTGGCCACTCGATGGCGGGGCAGCGGTCCATGACCATCGCGAGGCCCGCGCGCGTGGTCCGGTGGAAGGCGTCCTCATCCACCACGCCGAGCTGGAACCAGACCGCCTTCGCCCCGATCGCCACCGCTTCGTCCGCGATCGCGCCCGCCAGCTCGGACCGGACGAAGACGTCGACGCAGTCGACGGGGAACGGGATCTCCGAAAGGCTGGCGTATCCCCGCTCGCCGTGGACGGTCTCCGCGCGTGGGTGAACCGGCACGATCCGCTTACCGCGCTCCTGCAGGAAGCGCGCGACCCGATAGGCGGCGCGGTCAGTGTTGGTGGACAGGCCGACGACCGCCCAGGTCTGGCAGTCGGCCAGGATGGATCGGATGACGCGGGGGTCCGCCCACGGCTGGCTCATACCCCGATCATGCCTCGCGCCGTCGCCCTTGCCCACTCAGCGGCGGCCGAGGCCACGGTAGGTCCAGCCCGCCGCCCGCCAGGTGTCGCGGTCGAGGCAGTTCTGGGCGTCGAGCACCTGCCGCTCGGCGACCACCTCGCCGAGCACCGCCGGGTCGAGCTCCCGGAACTCCTGCCACGCCGTCAGGTGCAGCACGAGGTGAGCGCCCCGACAGGCGTCCATGACCGAGTCGGCGTAGCGGAGCGTGGGGAAGACGCGACGAGCGTTCTCGTTGGCCTTCGGGTCGTAGACGCTCACCAGCGCTCCGTGCAGGTGGATGCGACCGGCGACGTTGAGCGCGGGCGAGTCACGGATGTCGTCGGTGTTGGGTTTGAACGCCGCGCCCAGCACGGCGACCCGCTTACCGATCCACTGGTTGCCGAGCAGCTCGCCAGCCACGTCGACGACCCGCTGACGTCG contains the following coding sequences:
- a CDS encoding CoA-binding protein, with protein sequence MSQPWADPRVIRSILADCQTWAVVGLSTNTDRAAYRVARFLQERGKRIVPVHPRAETVHGERGYASLSEIPFPVDCVDVFVRSELAGAIADEAVAIGAKAVWFQLGVVDEDAFHRTTRAGLAMVMDRCPAIEWPRHGPSTD